A single window of uncultured Pseudodesulfovibrio sp. DNA harbors:
- a CDS encoding AAA domain-containing protein yields MALLHFANITNHRPEILMSKTAYGLNLFRQFLLKVKNHQESTDNVKHLAWEQINKPTNTENTKTAPDESQGVWIQLKNPDISDSEMETALRHFLDESVDTIYEADHANWKAVGTPATECSHCKKMSYATEEHAWEIAISCRKDLNVYECPKGNGWHLTGRHHSAVPFRRDNALTILDRSADEEQLKLDRLPQLPYIVIRPNTYQLRCQLDAIDKLKDAPDSHHYPLLRLFEASNHAKWPEITIGSDQLYFADAFNRYLSSKPEPHHVKEWEVLTDENRPGNNEQRTFVKKALNTPDFAFLEGPPGSGKTTAVCELVLQLIKQGKRILLCASTHVAVDNVLERLMAKTNPLRSSIIPIRIGDRSSISKKVRPWELREFVKTETKRLINGLQKEANPSPAQKEMLRQLRHGKGTIQKTVLTASNLVCGTTIGILQHPEIKAKGQSPTFDVMIIDEASKTTFQEFLVPALLAKRWILVGDPKQLSPYVDDEATAVNIAPSLPQQYKRDACIDVFRAMQSDPKFRFCSIVATDNEEEQLFYIKQALKNEVRLWCEGNDPEELPYASMIVASPQFLRDNVKRLPLDISFLRTPEKMPSAICRRVASYNSTKSRSHVKEAPSWENEIAWRRARHYEQRKEIGRSFHLSEKKLTGEKLAKQLEALLPAEDTSVSTSINSVSRIAFPSILESLQEGFQREDEQRDPTALSDGIPKGALEQRQVLLTYQHRMHPEIAQFPHETIYSERALLSSPEMERKREWAYKPGRRRIVWNDVKGIVNRKGNYNPGEAQEAIQELKDFDSWTARNPKHDGGPWQVAALSFYRGQEQEIQRQMQKWTQTKNRRHFHRGKKEAPYLEIEVCTVDRFQGHEADLVLLSFMNDHPTSFLQSPNRLNVALTRARYQLVVFGNRQKMKKASGVLGAFAQEQHWGVAL; encoded by the coding sequence ATGGCACTATTACATTTTGCAAACATAACGAACCACAGGCCTGAAATTTTGATGTCAAAAACAGCCTATGGTTTAAATCTATTCCGTCAGTTTTTGTTGAAAGTTAAAAATCATCAAGAAAGCACTGACAACGTAAAACATCTAGCTTGGGAGCAGATCAATAAACCCACTAATACTGAGAACACCAAGACTGCCCCTGATGAATCTCAAGGCGTTTGGATTCAATTAAAGAATCCGGATATTTCAGATTCTGAAATGGAAACAGCCCTCCGGCATTTTTTAGATGAAAGCGTCGACACAATATATGAAGCAGACCATGCAAACTGGAAAGCAGTAGGTACTCCTGCAACAGAATGCTCGCATTGCAAAAAAATGTCATATGCGACCGAGGAGCATGCATGGGAGATTGCTATTTCCTGTCGCAAAGACCTCAATGTGTACGAATGCCCCAAAGGAAATGGTTGGCATTTGACTGGCAGACATCACTCTGCCGTACCTTTCAGGCGCGACAATGCGCTGACTATCCTTGACCGCTCCGCCGATGAGGAACAGTTAAAACTCGACCGCTTGCCTCAGCTTCCATACATAGTCATACGCCCTAATACATACCAATTGAGATGCCAGCTTGATGCAATAGACAAGCTAAAAGATGCTCCAGACTCTCATCATTACCCTTTATTAAGGCTGTTTGAAGCTAGTAACCATGCAAAATGGCCGGAGATCACAATCGGCAGTGACCAACTTTATTTTGCAGATGCTTTTAATCGATATCTTTCATCCAAGCCTGAACCCCATCACGTAAAAGAATGGGAGGTCCTGACTGATGAGAATCGCCCTGGTAATAACGAGCAGCGAACTTTTGTTAAGAAAGCCCTAAACACCCCTGACTTTGCTTTCCTTGAGGGGCCTCCAGGATCTGGAAAAACAACTGCAGTTTGTGAATTAGTACTTCAGCTTATCAAGCAGGGGAAACGAATATTACTCTGCGCCTCAACACATGTCGCAGTAGACAACGTGTTGGAACGACTCATGGCTAAGACCAATCCTCTACGAAGCAGCATCATCCCAATTAGGATTGGAGATCGTTCTAGCATTAGTAAGAAGGTTCGCCCTTGGGAACTACGGGAGTTTGTCAAGACAGAAACAAAAAGACTGATCAATGGACTCCAAAAAGAGGCGAATCCCTCTCCTGCCCAAAAAGAAATGCTTCGTCAGCTTCGTCACGGAAAAGGAACAATACAAAAGACTGTGCTGACAGCTTCCAACCTGGTCTGCGGAACAACTATTGGCATTCTTCAGCACCCTGAAATTAAAGCCAAAGGGCAATCGCCAACTTTTGATGTGATGATTATCGATGAGGCGTCAAAGACGACATTTCAAGAATTCTTGGTGCCAGCACTCCTTGCCAAACGGTGGATTCTAGTTGGCGATCCAAAACAACTTTCGCCCTATGTAGACGACGAGGCTACTGCCGTTAACATCGCCCCATCATTGCCTCAGCAATACAAGCGTGATGCTTGCATAGACGTATTTCGAGCCATGCAGTCTGATCCAAAATTCCGCTTCTGCTCAATTGTCGCTACTGACAATGAAGAAGAACAACTTTTTTACATCAAGCAGGCGCTTAAGAATGAAGTCAGATTGTGGTGTGAAGGGAATGATCCAGAGGAACTCCCTTATGCTTCCATGATTGTAGCGAGCCCTCAATTCCTAAGAGACAATGTTAAACGACTACCACTCGACATTTCTTTTTTGCGAACCCCTGAGAAAATGCCAAGCGCAATTTGCAGGCGAGTTGCTTCATATAACTCAACCAAATCACGTTCACACGTAAAGGAAGCCCCTTCTTGGGAAAATGAAATAGCTTGGAGGCGTGCCCGCCATTATGAGCAACGAAAAGAGATTGGCCGATCTTTTCATCTAAGCGAGAAAAAACTTACCGGGGAAAAATTGGCAAAGCAGTTGGAAGCGCTTTTACCCGCAGAAGACACTTCTGTCTCGACTTCGATCAACAGTGTTTCTCGCATAGCCTTTCCTTCGATTCTGGAATCTCTACAGGAGGGATTTCAGCGAGAAGATGAGCAGCGAGACCCAACAGCCCTATCTGACGGAATTCCCAAAGGAGCTTTAGAACAGCGTCAGGTGTTACTAACCTATCAGCACCGCATGCATCCTGAAATAGCACAGTTTCCTCATGAGACCATATACAGCGAAAGAGCCTTACTCTCGTCGCCTGAAATGGAGCGGAAAAGAGAATGGGCCTACAAGCCAGGAAGAAGGCGAATCGTATGGAATGACGTTAAGGGGATAGTAAATAGAAAAGGGAATTATAATCCAGGGGAAGCTCAAGAAGCGATTCAAGAATTAAAGGACTTTGATTCTTGGACCGCCAGGAACCCTAAACATGACGGAGGCCCATGGCAGGTTGCGGCTCTCTCATTTTATCGAGGTCAAGAGCAAGAGATACAAAGACAAATGCAAAAATGGACTCAAACTAAGAATCGACGCCATTTTCATCGAGGGAAAAAAGAAGCTCCATATCTAGAAATTGAAGTTTGTACCGTCGACAGATTTCAAGGCCATGAAGCGGACTTGGTTCTTCTTAGTTTTATGAATGACCATCCGACCAGCTTTCTTCAGAGCCCCAATCGACTGAATGTCGCTTTGACAAGAGCTCGTTATCAGCTTGTCGTATTCGGAAATAGACAAAAAATGAAAAAAGCATCTGGCGTTCTAGGCGCATTCGCTCAGGAACAACATTGGGGGGTGGCATTATGA
- a CDS encoding AAA family ATPase: protein MSDILNELQTLQPFEHDAGEVFSGKKSKRKVHGFEDPSSFTPDLNPEYLFHDSSRDAVVWFMELSDPLYVFGPAGSGKTSLIKQLAAKLNYPVFDITGHGRLEFPDMVGHLTVENSNMSFQYGPLALAMKFGGLFLLNEIDLLDPATAAGLNGILDGDPLCIPENGGEVIKPHPLFRFAATANTNGASDETGLYQGTLRQNLAFMDRFWLCEVGYPKPKDERELLHRKAPKLPKEIRTKMVEYANEVRKLFMGEADGNYRDTIEVTFSTRTLIRWADLTARFQPLARQGIQPLTYALDRALGYRASPETRTILHELAQRLFPQETKE from the coding sequence ATGAGTGACATCCTGAATGAATTACAAACCCTGCAACCTTTCGAACATGACGCAGGCGAAGTCTTTAGCGGCAAGAAATCCAAGCGTAAAGTGCATGGATTCGAAGACCCGTCTTCATTCACCCCGGATCTTAACCCGGAATACCTGTTCCACGACTCCAGTCGCGACGCCGTGGTCTGGTTCATGGAGTTGTCCGACCCGCTGTACGTGTTTGGTCCTGCTGGGTCTGGAAAGACGAGCCTCATCAAGCAACTTGCAGCCAAGCTGAACTATCCGGTTTTCGACATCACCGGGCATGGACGTTTGGAATTCCCGGATATGGTCGGCCATCTGACCGTGGAGAACTCGAATATGTCCTTCCAGTACGGACCGCTTGCACTTGCCATGAAATTTGGTGGGCTGTTCCTGCTTAATGAAATCGATCTTCTCGATCCAGCGACCGCTGCCGGTTTGAACGGCATCTTGGACGGTGATCCGTTGTGTATTCCCGAGAACGGTGGGGAAGTAATCAAGCCTCATCCGCTGTTTCGGTTTGCAGCCACAGCTAATACCAACGGTGCCTCTGACGAAACCGGACTCTACCAGGGAACACTTCGGCAGAACCTGGCTTTCATGGATCGCTTCTGGCTCTGCGAAGTCGGCTATCCCAAACCAAAAGACGAACGAGAGCTGCTGCATCGCAAAGCTCCTAAACTACCCAAGGAAATACGGACCAAGATGGTGGAATACGCCAACGAGGTCCGTAAATTATTTATGGGTGAGGCTGACGGCAATTACCGCGACACCATTGAGGTGACGTTCTCGACCCGTACCCTCATTCGTTGGGCAGATCTCACTGCCCGATTTCAACCTCTCGCAAGACAAGGCATCCAGCCTTTGACCTACGCGCTTGACCGTGCTCTCGGCTATCGTGCCAGTCCTGAAACCAGGACCATTCTGCATGAACTGGCTCAACGCTTATTCCCACAAGAAACTAAGGAGTAA
- a CDS encoding DUF3150 domain-containing protein: MDTHTDITVLDNLMALNLDVNIWTARKKLTPADFGGADLPPEELASLGSKKICNPQELRIFGTLKARAVNLLDRTGVRFLGGWAIPKEKADEIVVELTTIRSDFLAAKEQFLNRYDEAVRDWITQHPGWENLIGSSTVSADYVRSRIGFKWQLFKLLPPTDDAMHQGLQDEVKDLGGTLFDEVAKAATDTWKRCFEGKAKVTHKALSPLRSIHTKLSGLSFVEPRVVPVVDLLDTAFNRVPARGYIHGSALVMLQGVVSMLRDPATLVAHGQKILDGQDSSEILAGLVADTIPPLPEVELVPKTDFVPEPVHQRQIDSHGLW; encoded by the coding sequence ATGGATACCCATACGGATATCACTGTGCTCGACAATTTGATGGCCCTGAACCTGGACGTAAACATCTGGACGGCTCGGAAGAAACTGACACCGGCTGACTTCGGCGGTGCTGATTTACCTCCTGAAGAGCTTGCTTCGCTTGGCAGTAAGAAGATTTGCAACCCACAGGAATTGCGTATCTTCGGGACGCTGAAGGCCCGTGCTGTGAACTTACTGGATAGAACCGGTGTTCGCTTTCTTGGAGGCTGGGCTATTCCTAAAGAGAAGGCTGATGAGATCGTGGTCGAATTGACCACCATTCGGAGCGATTTCCTGGCTGCAAAAGAGCAGTTCCTCAACCGGTATGACGAGGCCGTGCGTGACTGGATAACACAGCATCCTGGTTGGGAGAATTTGATCGGAAGTTCTACGGTCAGTGCGGATTACGTGCGCAGTCGTATCGGATTTAAGTGGCAGTTGTTCAAGCTGTTGCCTCCAACGGATGACGCCATGCACCAAGGTTTGCAGGATGAAGTCAAAGATCTTGGTGGGACTCTCTTCGATGAGGTGGCTAAAGCCGCTACGGATACATGGAAGAGATGCTTTGAAGGTAAAGCCAAGGTGACACACAAAGCCTTGTCTCCCTTACGCTCCATCCACACCAAGCTGTCAGGCCTGAGCTTCGTTGAACCTCGTGTAGTTCCGGTTGTAGACTTGCTAGACACGGCATTCAACCGTGTGCCTGCTCGTGGATACATCCATGGCAGCGCATTGGTCATGCTGCAGGGAGTGGTGTCGATGCTCCGTGATCCGGCAACTCTGGTGGCTCATGGCCAGAAGATATTGGATGGACAAGACTCATCTGAAATACTGGCTGGATTGGTTGCGGATACAATTCCTCCATTACCGGAGGTAGAGCTTGTGCCAAAGACTGACTTCGTTCCTGAACCGGTGCATCAGCGCCAGATCGATAGCCATGGACTCTGGTGA
- a CDS encoding DUF262 domain-containing protein, producing MKNRSQTIRKIVGYLNNKDEEGGFWLPNIQRPFVWSEEQICKLFDSIMREYPISTLLVWKTNSKIRRRKFIDNWKHSTRLLDFYVPEDESKKCLVLDGQQRLQSLFIGIHGSYEGRELHLNILSGEVMAPDDIKYEFKFLNSNDAQFPWVKFKDVVLSNEKRSALVTKVTSMANEGLSQDDEDKIGDHIDIINQVFKTEDTITYQELDSIDAPELYSEDDVVEVFIRANSGGTKLSKSDLLFSLLSASWELADDNMDDLLKSINKYGFNFDRDFVLKVCLVLLGKGARYEVQKFRNNDVREAIETKWDDISNAIKDVIDFVRSKTFIQCDKALPSHLVLIPLVYARYQYKEAWNKAVDVDRYLVRCLLAGAFSGQSDRLIDAMKKRIDESKGFYIKDAYEIIRSQNRSLEMTQDRFFQMGYGSKTIHLIFNLWYLDFPHTPSYANNLPQTDHIFPQSRLREIKVINPETGRKIMKYYEPERNQLANCMLLSREENGAGGKRDMTPEEWFADKTDEYLDMHLIPKDKSLWSMDRFEEFVEARKTLIQNKFNALLIQV from the coding sequence GTGAAAAATCGTTCTCAGACTATACGGAAAATTGTTGGATATCTTAACAATAAAGACGAAGAAGGAGGCTTTTGGCTTCCAAACATTCAGCGTCCTTTTGTTTGGTCTGAAGAACAGATTTGTAAACTTTTCGACTCGATCATGCGCGAGTATCCCATTAGCACTTTGTTAGTTTGGAAGACGAACAGTAAGATTCGCCGTAGGAAATTTATTGATAACTGGAAGCATTCAACCCGATTGCTCGATTTCTACGTCCCGGAGGATGAGAGCAAAAAGTGCTTGGTTCTTGATGGACAGCAGAGGCTGCAAAGCTTGTTTATCGGGATACACGGGAGTTATGAAGGAAGAGAGTTACACCTCAATATTCTTAGCGGAGAGGTCATGGCTCCCGATGACATCAAATATGAATTTAAATTTTTAAATTCAAATGATGCACAATTCCCATGGGTAAAATTTAAAGATGTAGTCCTCTCAAATGAGAAAAGAAGCGCACTTGTAACAAAAGTGACCTCTATGGCCAATGAAGGTTTGAGTCAGGATGACGAAGATAAAATTGGCGATCATATCGACATCATAAATCAGGTGTTCAAGACAGAAGATACCATTACCTACCAAGAGCTTGACAGTATTGATGCTCCAGAATTGTATAGTGAAGATGATGTTGTTGAGGTCTTTATTCGTGCCAACTCAGGAGGCACAAAGCTTAGCAAGTCCGATTTGCTTTTTTCTCTTCTGAGCGCAAGTTGGGAGTTAGCAGATGACAATATGGATGATCTGCTGAAGTCCATCAATAAATACGGATTCAACTTTGACAGAGACTTTGTTTTAAAGGTTTGTCTTGTGCTTTTGGGCAAGGGGGCCAGATACGAAGTTCAGAAATTTAGGAATAATGATGTCCGAGAGGCTATTGAAACGAAATGGGATGATATCTCAAATGCGATCAAAGATGTTATTGATTTCGTTCGTAGCAAAACATTCATACAGTGCGATAAGGCACTGCCATCTCATCTGGTTCTAATTCCTCTTGTCTATGCTCGATACCAATACAAGGAAGCATGGAATAAAGCTGTCGATGTTGATCGTTATTTAGTTCGCTGCCTCCTGGCTGGTGCTTTTAGCGGGCAATCAGATAGACTCATTGATGCGATGAAAAAAAGAATCGATGAGTCAAAAGGCTTCTATATTAAGGATGCTTATGAAATTATTCGTTCTCAAAATAGAAGCCTTGAGATGACTCAAGATCGTTTCTTTCAGATGGGATATGGCTCCAAAACTATCCATCTTATTTTCAACCTTTGGTATCTGGATTTCCCTCATACTCCATCATATGCAAACAATTTGCCCCAAACAGATCATATTTTTCCCCAGAGTAGATTGCGCGAGATAAAGGTGATCAACCCAGAAACCGGTCGGAAAATTATGAAATATTATGAGCCTGAGCGTAACCAACTGGCAAATTGCATGCTTTTATCGAGGGAAGAAAATGGCGCTGGAGGGAAGCGAGATATGACTCCAGAAGAATGGTTTGCTGATAAAACGGACGAATACCTTGATATGCATCTGATTCCCAAAGACAAATCTCTCTGGTCCATGGATCGATTTGAAGAATTTGTCGAGGCTAGAAAAACGTTGATTCAAAATAAATTTAACGCATTGCTTATCCAAGTCTAA
- a CDS encoding DUF4391 domain-containing protein: MDFPATIEDFYSNLAVPESCYLGKRLFKKHFYENGQLNVSDKKAFKEDIESIEWMYTLKPSTINIPSFEDDTHEYLEVALVQVTLSSDKRHTRIAEVIQKAIPYPVVIVFLCGSDIALNVGVKRINRADSNKMVVESYHDTGWIPFGTSQSWQQEFLNDFQVKSLSYQHFFQFYQDIADRITAYNCAVHTGAYSLVAPEQKDGMDRGEALKELERLERELTELRNKLKKEKNLGNQVQLNTRAHSLSQKIDQIKRTL, from the coding sequence ATGGACTTTCCGGCTACCATAGAAGACTTCTACAGCAATCTTGCCGTTCCAGAATCCTGCTACCTCGGGAAAAGGCTGTTTAAAAAACATTTCTACGAGAATGGCCAGCTCAATGTCTCGGACAAGAAAGCTTTCAAGGAAGACATAGAATCCATCGAATGGATGTATACCCTCAAGCCTTCCACCATCAATATCCCCAGCTTTGAGGATGATACCCATGAGTACCTGGAAGTTGCTTTGGTTCAGGTCACGCTTTCTTCCGACAAACGCCACACCCGAATCGCTGAAGTTATCCAGAAAGCCATTCCATACCCTGTCGTCATCGTCTTTTTATGTGGCTCTGATATTGCTCTCAACGTGGGGGTGAAGCGTATCAATCGTGCTGACAGTAATAAAATGGTGGTTGAATCATATCACGATACGGGCTGGATTCCGTTTGGGACCTCTCAGTCTTGGCAACAAGAATTTCTAAATGATTTTCAGGTGAAGAGCCTGTCCTATCAGCACTTCTTTCAGTTTTACCAAGATATTGCTGATCGCATCACAGCCTACAATTGTGCGGTCCACACCGGCGCATATTCGCTGGTGGCTCCTGAACAAAAGGACGGCATGGATCGCGGCGAGGCTCTGAAGGAACTGGAACGCCTGGAGCGGGAATTGACTGAGCTACGAAACAAGCTCAAAAAGGAAAAGAACTTGGGCAACCAAGTGCAGTTGAATACCCGTGCCCATTCTCTATCCCAAAAGATTGATCAGATTAAGCGGACCCTCTAG
- a CDS encoding helicase-related protein: MLIDNKKHGKVGDHLRENLCKDGELAVTTDSFSLYAFHSLRKELEQLAATRLILSDASIKSEGNLPSLSGGTYETRLKNQLLQKVIAAQCAGWLKKKVQVRAANNAQTISQNMFYAKGADEAIAIQGSSSFTSEGLGYVESDRHHMNMALSDQESTKALLEWFDSLWDNKSVTFDAKEQLLKQLEILSKDNAPEFIYFLTLFHTFQDILEDIDEENIIKTKTGFKDTVVWNKLYKFQRDGVLGAIDKLEKYNGCIIADSVGLGKTFEALAVIKYYELRNDRVLVLCPKKLRENWSIYTINDKRNLLAKDRFNYDVLNHTDLTRLTGKSGEINLETLNWGNYDLVVIDESHNFRNVTKSDKGLTRYSRLMDEIIRSGVKTKVLMLSATPVNNRMNDLKNQVAFITEGLDLAYKDQGIRSIEETLRKAQTRFNQWLKLDEKERTTEGLLDALNFDYFKLLDMLTIARSRKHIQKYYNDAEVGEFPERLKPMNLKEDIDLEGEFPALKEINRTIRKLNLSAYSPLKYVRMEKRKEYDRKYDILVKDGKSVFRQVDREQSLIHLMRVNLLKRMESSINSFSMTLEKLLNEVQMLLQKLENHNGEEIEQVGIEDIEVDSPEFDDFLIGRKVKVLIKDMDQIRWKQDLEEDCEKLTYLLDESRKVTAKRDAKLENLKSLIKFKRIEPINPGNKKMIIFTAFADTANYLYEHIAPWAEKAMKLNTALITGGGSNKCNLKTMRCEFDALLSAFSPISKERDKINAEATEEIDLLIATDCISEGQNLQDCDWLVNYDIHWNPVRIIQRFGRVDRLGSKNKKIQLVNYWPNMELDEYINLEARVSGRMVLLDISATGEENVIEQDNVTRMNDLEYRRKQLQQLQDTVVDLEDISGGVSITDMTLNDFKMDLSEYLKANADSLEKAPTGLYAVTSLDADLQEDGLEPGVVFCLKNTGKSMDDEDYALAPHYLAYVTDNGDVRFGYTQAKKVLDVLKKQSMGCTDPDQDAITQMNSQTKNGRDMSHYRSLLEQAVNGIVGKSEEKGVESLFSRGGTNLTKESFQGMDDFEVVSYLIVGA; encoded by the coding sequence ATGCTGATAGACAATAAAAAACATGGAAAAGTTGGAGATCATCTCCGAGAGAACCTTTGTAAAGATGGAGAATTGGCTGTAACCACCGATTCTTTTTCTTTGTATGCATTTCATAGCTTGCGAAAAGAACTTGAGCAATTAGCAGCGACTCGACTTATTCTTTCCGATGCTTCAATCAAATCAGAGGGAAACCTTCCTTCTCTCTCAGGCGGGACGTATGAGACTCGCTTGAAGAATCAGCTTCTTCAAAAAGTGATAGCAGCTCAGTGCGCTGGATGGCTGAAAAAGAAAGTCCAAGTTAGAGCCGCTAACAATGCTCAGACCATTAGTCAGAATATGTTCTATGCGAAGGGGGCTGATGAAGCTATCGCTATTCAAGGTAGCTCTTCTTTTACAAGTGAGGGGCTTGGCTATGTGGAGTCGGACCGGCACCACATGAATATGGCTCTTTCTGACCAAGAAAGCACAAAAGCTCTTCTCGAATGGTTTGATAGCCTTTGGGACAACAAGAGTGTGACTTTTGATGCCAAGGAGCAGTTGCTCAAGCAGCTTGAAATTCTTTCAAAAGATAACGCCCCAGAGTTCATTTATTTCCTCACTCTGTTCCACACGTTTCAGGATATCCTTGAAGACATCGACGAAGAGAACATCATCAAGACCAAGACGGGCTTCAAGGATACTGTCGTCTGGAATAAGCTGTATAAATTTCAGCGGGACGGGGTCCTCGGTGCAATCGATAAGCTCGAAAAATACAATGGCTGCATCATTGCCGATAGTGTGGGGCTCGGTAAGACCTTCGAAGCCTTGGCTGTCATCAAATATTACGAACTACGAAATGACCGTGTGCTGGTCCTTTGCCCAAAGAAGCTCCGAGAGAACTGGTCTATCTACACGATCAACGACAAGCGAAACCTTCTCGCCAAAGACCGCTTCAACTACGATGTCCTGAACCACACCGACCTCACTCGACTCACAGGTAAATCTGGTGAGATCAATCTGGAGACGTTGAATTGGGGTAACTATGACCTCGTTGTCATCGACGAATCCCACAACTTCAGGAACGTCACCAAATCGGACAAGGGCCTGACAAGATATTCCCGCCTCATGGATGAGATCATTCGTTCCGGCGTGAAGACAAAAGTGCTCATGCTTTCCGCTACTCCTGTGAACAACAGAATGAACGACCTCAAGAATCAGGTAGCGTTCATTACTGAAGGGCTTGACCTCGCCTACAAAGATCAGGGGATACGCAGCATCGAGGAGACACTTCGTAAGGCCCAGACTCGGTTCAACCAATGGCTCAAACTGGATGAGAAGGAGCGTACCACCGAGGGGCTGCTTGATGCGCTCAATTTCGATTATTTCAAGCTCCTCGACATGCTGACCATTGCTCGGTCTCGCAAGCATATCCAGAAGTATTACAATGACGCGGAGGTCGGTGAGTTCCCGGAACGCCTCAAGCCGATGAACCTCAAGGAAGACATTGACCTTGAAGGCGAGTTTCCTGCCCTTAAAGAAATCAACCGAACGATACGAAAGCTGAACCTCAGTGCGTACTCTCCGTTGAAATATGTCCGCATGGAGAAGCGCAAGGAATATGACCGCAAGTACGACATCCTTGTGAAAGACGGGAAATCTGTATTCCGTCAGGTGGACCGCGAACAAAGCTTGATCCATCTCATGCGCGTCAATCTCCTCAAACGCATGGAAAGTTCGATTAACTCCTTTAGCATGACCTTGGAAAAGCTCTTGAACGAAGTGCAGATGCTTCTTCAAAAGCTTGAAAACCATAATGGCGAGGAGATTGAACAGGTCGGCATTGAAGACATTGAAGTGGACTCTCCTGAGTTCGATGACTTCCTGATCGGGAGAAAGGTTAAAGTCCTCATCAAGGATATGGACCAGATTCGCTGGAAGCAGGACTTGGAAGAGGACTGCGAGAAGCTGACCTACCTCCTTGATGAATCGCGAAAGGTTACAGCAAAGCGGGATGCCAAGCTGGAGAATCTCAAGTCGCTTATCAAGTTCAAGCGGATTGAGCCTATTAATCCTGGGAACAAGAAGATGATCATCTTCACCGCATTTGCTGACACTGCGAACTATCTTTACGAGCACATTGCTCCATGGGCAGAAAAGGCCATGAAGCTGAATACTGCTCTCATCACCGGTGGTGGTTCGAATAAGTGCAACCTGAAAACTATGCGATGCGAGTTCGATGCGTTGCTTTCCGCTTTTTCTCCTATCTCGAAAGAACGCGACAAAATTAATGCTGAGGCGACTGAAGAGATAGACCTGTTGATTGCCACTGATTGTATCTCTGAGGGACAGAATCTCCAGGACTGTGATTGGTTGGTGAACTACGACATCCATTGGAACCCGGTGCGGATCATCCAAAGGTTTGGGCGAGTAGACCGACTTGGCTCCAAAAATAAGAAAATCCAGCTCGTCAATTATTGGCCTAACATGGAACTGGACGAATATATTAATCTGGAAGCGCGGGTCAGTGGGCGCATGGTCCTCCTCGACATCTCAGCCACAGGTGAAGAGAATGTCATCGAGCAGGATAATGTGACCCGGATGAATGACTTGGAGTATCGGCGTAAGCAACTCCAGCAGCTTCAAGATACAGTTGTTGATCTGGAGGATATATCCGGCGGCGTATCAATTACCGACATGACTCTGAATGACTTCAAGATGGACTTGTCGGAGTATTTGAAAGCCAATGCAGATTCACTTGAGAAGGCACCAACCGGATTATATGCGGTAACGAGTCTGGATGCGGACCTTCAGGAAGATGGACTGGAGCCGGGAGTTGTCTTCTGCCTGAAGAATACCGGCAAGAGCATGGATGATGAGGATTACGCTTTGGCTCCTCATTATCTCGCCTATGTCACGGATAACGGAGATGTTCGATTCGGGTACACCCAAGCCAAGAAGGTGCTGGATGTCCTGAAGAAGCAATCCATGGGATGCACCGATCCGGATCAGGATGCCATAACGCAAATGAACTCCCAGACTAAGAACGGCAGAGATATGAGTCATTATCGCAGTCTTCTTGAACAAGCGGTAAATGGTATTGTCGGCAAGTCTGAGGAAAAAGGTGTTGAGAGTTTGTTCTCGCGTGGTGGCACCAACCTGACCAAAGAGAGTTTCCAGGGGATGGATGACTTTGAAGTGGTTAGCTATCTGATTGTGGGGGCGTAA
- a CDS encoding ERF family protein, whose product MNSQMSSQEISELAEAMIQVQQTLSPALKDAKNTFTNSRYATLHSVMNACRDALLEHGIWLTQYPVSVETNKLGLVTKIVHAETGQWQASLLTMPLSKNDPQGYGSAMTYARRYGLSALIGIVTESDDDGEMASHPEQTQNGGFQSLDSKDRTTATAPISSPKGNAPGASNLPRLDGVQYRSGTANDGKKCVLATGDTHPKKEFLRKAGFRWDGTRKIWWRYADAA is encoded by the coding sequence ATGAACTCCCAAATGAGTTCCCAGGAAATCAGTGAATTAGCAGAGGCGATGATCCAGGTGCAGCAGACACTATCTCCTGCGCTCAAGGACGCAAAGAACACATTTACCAACAGCCGTTATGCCACGCTCCATTCCGTTATGAATGCATGCCGAGACGCTCTCCTTGAGCACGGCATCTGGCTCACCCAGTATCCTGTGTCGGTCGAGACTAATAAGCTCGGCCTTGTGACCAAGATCGTCCACGCTGAGACAGGCCAATGGCAGGCATCTTTGTTAACCATGCCATTATCTAAAAATGATCCTCAAGGTTATGGCTCGGCTATGACTTATGCTCGTCGTTACGGATTATCGGCATTGATCGGTATCGTGACGGAAAGTGACGATGACGGAGAAATGGCCTCTCATCCTGAGCAAACTCAAAATGGAGGTTTCCAATCCCTTGATTCCAAGGATCGAACAACCGCTACGGCACCAATATCGTCTCCCAAGGGTAATGCCCCAGGAGCATCAAATCTGCCTCGTTTAGACGGTGTTCAATACCGGTCTGGAACAGCCAACGATGGCAAGAAATGCGTTTTGGCAACTGGTGATACTCATCCCAAGAAAGAATTCCTTCGTAAGGCTGGATTTCGTTGGGATGGAACACGAAAAATTTGGTGGAGGTATGCAGATGCAGCATGA